In a genomic window of Methylovirgula sp. 4M-Z18:
- the epmA gene encoding EF-P lysine aminoacylase EpmA, producing MSAASPAWSRHVYADRRPFLKIRNRVQAHLRDWFNGQDFMEVETPILQVSPGNEAHLSAFSTLLIQPDGQRTLLYLHTSPEFACKKLLAAGEPRLFTFARCFRNRERTGRHHPEFTMLEWYRARETYETLMADCAALLRQAAEAAETTRFSYGSASCDPFLPPERLTLAEAFTRYAGIDLLANLPEAAGGLHAAAHDQGIRLAADDSWSDVFSRIVTEKVEPNLGHGRPTILCEYPAEEAALARRKSADPRVAERFELYVCGLELANGFGELTDAAEQRRRFEEEERVRQRVYGETYPIDDDFLAALAQMPDASGIALGFDRLAMLAAGARRIEDVLFLPVAG from the coding sequence ATGTCTGCTGCCTCTCCCGCCTGGTCCAGGCATGTCTATGCCGACCGCCGGCCGTTCTTGAAAATCCGCAACCGGGTCCAGGCGCACCTCCGCGACTGGTTTAACGGACAGGATTTCATGGAGGTCGAAACCCCGATCCTGCAGGTTTCGCCCGGCAACGAGGCGCATTTGAGTGCCTTTTCCACGCTCCTCATCCAGCCCGATGGGCAAAGAACGCTGCTGTATTTGCATACGTCGCCGGAATTTGCCTGCAAGAAGCTGCTCGCGGCGGGCGAGCCGCGCCTGTTCACCTTCGCCCGCTGCTTCCGCAATCGGGAACGGACCGGCCGCCATCACCCTGAGTTCACGATGCTGGAATGGTATCGGGCACGCGAGACCTACGAAACGCTCATGGCCGATTGCGCCGCCCTGCTGCGGCAGGCGGCCGAAGCGGCCGAAACGACAAGGTTTTCTTACGGATCCGCCTCCTGCGATCCGTTCCTGCCACCCGAGCGCCTCACGCTGGCCGAAGCCTTCACCCGCTATGCCGGCATCGATCTTCTGGCCAATCTCCCCGAGGCAGCGGGCGGCCTGCATGCCGCCGCGCACGACCAAGGCATCCGGCTCGCGGCGGACGATTCCTGGTCCGACGTGTTCAGCCGCATCGTGACTGAAAAGGTCGAGCCGAATCTTGGCCATGGCCGCCCGACCATCCTGTGCGAATATCCCGCCGAGGAGGCCGCGCTGGCGCGGCGCAAGAGCGCCGATCCGCGGGTTGCCGAGCGGTTCGAGCTTTACGTCTGCGGCCTCGAACTCGCCAACGGGTTCGGCGAATTGACCGACGCCGCAGAACAGCGGCGGCGGTTTGAGGAGGAAGAGCGCGTGCGGCAGCGCGTCTATGGTGAAACCTACCCGATCGACGACGATTTTCTCGCCGCTCTCGCCCAAATGCCGGACGCATCGGGCATCGCGCTCGGCTTCGACCGACTGGCCATGCTGGCGGCAGGCGCAAGACGGATCGAGGACGTGCTGTTTTTACCGGTGGCCGGTTAA
- a CDS encoding ABC transporter permease subunit → MSTNTAAAESGNEMRRQKIHDLIATLGMLPVLLVVAAGFHFLSDGRFFTAQNISIVFQQAAVNTVLAAGMTFVILTGGIDLSVGSILAASAMAGLIVSNIAGISYLWIFAALGLGVLFGLINGVLISQLRLPPFIVTLGSLTAVRGIARLMGGDTTVFNSDIPYSFIGNGTVFGVPWLAIIALIVIVVSWIVLKRTVLGTHIYSVGGNEAAARLSGIKVPRIYLIVYGISGLCSGLGAIMLSTKLYAANGTQLGQSYELDAITAVILGGTSFVGGTGSIWGTLIGGLLIAVMSNGLILTGVSDIWQYVIKGLVIIGAVALDRIRQKGSART, encoded by the coding sequence ATGTCAACCAACACTGCAGCCGCCGAGAGCGGCAACGAAATGCGGCGTCAGAAAATCCATGACCTCATTGCGACATTGGGCATGTTGCCCGTTCTGCTGGTTGTCGCTGCTGGATTCCATTTCTTGTCCGATGGCCGGTTCTTCACTGCTCAAAACATCAGCATTGTGTTTCAACAGGCTGCCGTGAATACGGTGCTGGCGGCAGGCATGACATTCGTCATTCTGACCGGTGGCATCGATTTGTCGGTCGGCTCGATTCTGGCCGCGTCAGCAATGGCCGGCCTCATCGTCTCCAATATCGCGGGGATTTCCTATCTTTGGATCTTTGCTGCGCTTGGGCTCGGTGTTCTTTTTGGCCTCATCAACGGGGTGTTGATTTCGCAACTCCGGTTGCCGCCTTTCATCGTGACCTTGGGCTCGCTGACCGCCGTGCGCGGTATTGCGCGCCTGATGGGTGGCGATACCACGGTGTTTAATTCCGACATCCCTTATTCGTTCATCGGCAATGGCACCGTTTTTGGCGTGCCGTGGCTCGCGATCATTGCGCTTATCGTGATCGTGGTTTCGTGGATCGTGCTGAAGCGCACCGTGCTTGGTACGCACATCTATTCGGTCGGCGGCAATGAGGCGGCAGCGCGGTTGTCGGGCATCAAGGTTCCGCGCATCTATCTCATCGTCTATGGCATCTCGGGTCTTTGCTCGGGTCTTGGCGCCATCATGCTGTCGACCAAGCTCTACGCCGCCAACGGAACGCAATTGGGTCAGTCTTACGAATTGGACGCGATCACCGCGGTCATTCTCGGCGGTACGTCCTTCGTCGGCGGTACCGGTTCCATTTGGGGCACGCTGATCGGCGGGTTGCTCATTGCCGTCATGTCAAACGGGCTCATTCTGACCGGCGTTTCCGACATCTGGCAATATGTCATCAAGGGTTTGGTGATCATCGGCGCGGTCGCGCTCGATCGTATCCGCCAAAAGGGCTCGGCGCGGACCTAA
- a CDS encoding ROK family transcriptional regulator — MPLPAVRPPLSSESLRPIPQGRGSTQTDVRAHNERLLLSLIRRHGSLTKAEIARLTSLSSQTISVIIRKLEEEGLLQRGDLQRGRIGQPSTPMALAADGVLSFGLKIGRRSAEMVLMDFVGNVRDVVQLTYTWPLPAAMVDFARKAAAGMMRRLSHRERNRIAGMGIATPLQLWKWRERVGVTAADMDAWHDADLTALLADEFPFPIFQQKDATAACSAEFVFGRGSEFKNFLYIFIGFFVGGGIVLNGALFPGSSGNAGAIGTLPVTRDDQSAAQLIDTASIFGLEADIKAAGLDPSPLWTEPDGWSKFTPFNDAWIATIAPHLARAILAGCSIIDFEAAIIDGDFPADIRARIVQAVSAAMETFDLEGIAPPAIVEGCVGRQARAVGGACLPLFDRYILSSTPFVNEIE, encoded by the coding sequence ATGCCGTTGCCCGCCGTCCGTCCGCCTCTCTCCAGCGAATCTCTTCGGCCCATTCCGCAAGGACGCGGTTCCACGCAAACAGACGTGCGCGCCCATAACGAGCGGCTGCTGCTCTCGCTGATCCGCCGTCATGGCAGCCTGACCAAGGCTGAAATTGCGCGGCTCACCAGCCTCTCGTCGCAAACCATCTCAGTTATCATCCGCAAATTGGAAGAGGAAGGCCTGCTGCAGCGGGGCGACCTGCAGCGCGGCCGCATCGGCCAGCCCTCGACACCGATGGCGCTTGCCGCAGATGGTGTACTGTCGTTCGGCCTCAAGATCGGCCGCCGCAGCGCTGAAATGGTGCTGATGGATTTTGTCGGCAACGTGCGGGACGTCGTGCAACTGACCTATACTTGGCCCCTGCCTGCCGCGATGGTCGATTTCGCTCGGAAGGCCGCCGCCGGCATGATGCGCCGGCTATCGCATCGCGAGAGGAACCGCATCGCCGGCATGGGCATCGCGACGCCCCTGCAATTGTGGAAGTGGCGCGAACGGGTCGGCGTGACAGCCGCCGACATGGATGCCTGGCACGATGCCGATCTTACCGCCCTTCTTGCGGACGAGTTCCCCTTCCCCATCTTCCAGCAAAAGGATGCAACCGCTGCCTGCAGCGCCGAATTCGTGTTCGGCCGCGGCAGCGAGTTCAAGAATTTCCTCTACATTTTCATCGGGTTTTTCGTCGGCGGCGGCATTGTGCTGAACGGAGCGCTGTTTCCAGGATCCTCCGGCAATGCCGGGGCGATCGGAACGCTTCCCGTTACCCGCGACGATCAGAGCGCTGCGCAACTGATCGATACGGCGTCGATCTTCGGGCTGGAGGCCGACATCAAGGCGGCGGGCCTTGATCCTTCGCCTTTGTGGACCGAGCCGGACGGATGGAGCAAGTTCACGCCCTTCAATGACGCCTGGATCGCGACCATCGCCCCGCATCTTGCCCGCGCCATCCTCGCAGGTTGTTCGATCATCGATTTCGAAGCGGCCATCATCGATGGCGATTTTCCGGCCGATATCCGTGCCCGAATCGTACAAGCCGTCAGCGCGGCAATGGAAACCTTCGATTTGGAAGGCATCGCTCCGCCCGCGATCGTGGAGGGGTGCGTCGGCCGCCAGGCGCGCGCCGTCGGCGGCGCCTGCCTCCCCCTGTTCGACCGCTATATCCTGTCCTCGACCCCCTTTGTGAACGAGATTGAATGA
- a CDS encoding nucleoside triphosphate hydrolase: MLDLTDHVARAAAAIAARDDGARRLLIAIAGPPGAGKSTLSEALGAHLNARLNGAALVVPMDGFHFDNAILQERGLLARKGAPETFDADGFLALVRRLRDATGEVAIPVFDRGMDLSRASARLVAPAHRILLIEGNYLLLKRPVWQELRALFDLSLFVSPPIEVLEQRLIQRWLDHGLAPDAAAARARGNDLANAKVIIAESEGADMIIEA; this comes from the coding sequence ATGCTTGACCTGACCGATCACGTTGCACGCGCCGCCGCAGCCATCGCGGCGCGGGATGACGGCGCAAGGCGCCTTCTTATTGCCATCGCCGGGCCGCCGGGCGCCGGCAAGAGCACGTTGTCGGAGGCGCTCGGCGCCCATTTGAATGCGCGCCTAAACGGTGCCGCCTTGGTCGTGCCGATGGATGGATTTCATTTCGACAATGCCATTCTGCAGGAGCGCGGCCTTCTTGCGCGCAAAGGCGCACCTGAAACCTTCGATGCGGATGGGTTTCTCGCCCTCGTTCGGCGGCTCCGCGATGCAACGGGCGAGGTCGCGATTCCGGTGTTCGATCGCGGCATGGATCTCTCGCGCGCATCCGCCCGACTCGTCGCCCCCGCCCACCGGATCCTGCTCATCGAGGGGAATTATCTCCTGCTGAAGCGGCCGGTATGGCAGGAGCTGCGCGCGCTGTTCGATTTGAGCCTGTTTGTGTCGCCGCCGATCGAGGTGCTCGAGCAGCGGCTCATTCAACGCTGGCTCGACCACGGCCTTGCGCCCGATGCGGCAGCAGCACGTGCGCGCGGCAACGATCTCGCGAACGCCAAGGTTATTATTGCGGAGAGTGAAGGCGCTGACATGATCATCGAGGCATGA
- a CDS encoding ABC transporter substrate-binding protein yields the protein MLKRVLLGATVIAMAFAVAPASAKELKKIGISLGSMGNPFFVALAKGATDEAKKTNPNVEVQAVGYDYDMGKQFTQIDNFIAAGVDLILLNPGDPKAIGPAIKKAQAAGIPVVAVDTAAEGADATVETNNTQAGQIACDYLVQKIGGKGNVVIINGPQVSSVIERVKGCKDVLAKSPDVKLLSFDQDGKGSRDGGLNVMQGLLTRFDKIDGVFAINDPQVIGADLAALQQHRDGIVMTSVDGAPDIEAALKDPKSAMVQASSSQDPYTMARKAVATGVAILNGQKPAQPIELMDSKLVTRDNVKDYVGWASH from the coding sequence ATGTTGAAACGAGTGCTGCTAGGTGCAACCGTAATTGCGATGGCGTTCGCGGTTGCGCCGGCATCAGCCAAAGAGCTCAAGAAGATCGGCATCTCGCTCGGATCGATGGGCAATCCGTTCTTCGTGGCTCTCGCCAAGGGCGCGACCGATGAGGCGAAGAAGACCAACCCGAATGTCGAAGTGCAAGCTGTCGGCTACGACTACGACATGGGCAAACAGTTCACCCAGATCGACAATTTCATTGCGGCTGGCGTCGATCTGATCCTGCTCAACCCGGGCGATCCCAAGGCCATCGGACCCGCCATCAAGAAGGCGCAAGCCGCAGGCATTCCGGTCGTCGCTGTTGACACCGCTGCGGAAGGCGCCGATGCCACTGTCGAAACCAACAACACCCAGGCCGGCCAAATCGCCTGCGATTATCTGGTGCAGAAAATCGGTGGCAAGGGCAATGTGGTCATCATCAACGGACCGCAGGTCTCGTCGGTGATCGAGCGCGTCAAAGGGTGCAAAGACGTGCTCGCCAAATCGCCGGACGTCAAATTGCTTTCCTTCGATCAGGACGGCAAAGGGTCGCGCGATGGCGGCTTGAACGTGATGCAGGGTCTCTTGACTCGCTTTGACAAGATCGACGGCGTCTTCGCCATCAACGATCCGCAAGTCATCGGCGCCGATCTTGCAGCTTTGCAGCAGCATCGTGATGGCATCGTCATGACGTCGGTGGACGGCGCACCCGATATCGAGGCGGCGCTGAAAGATCCGAAGTCGGCAATGGTTCAGGCATCGTCCTCGCAGGATCCGTACACGATGGCGCGCAAGGCGGTTGCGACGGGTGTCGCCATTCTGAACGGGCAAAAGCCGGCGCAGCCGATCGAGCTGATGGATTCCAAGCTCGTGACCCGCGACAATGTGAAGGACTATGTTGGCTGGGCCTCGCACTAA
- a CDS encoding lysine-2,3-aminomutase-like protein: MKTLRTLDDLLSAGLLTDAQAAGADVVMDRYAVAVTPDMTALIDRHAPDDPIAKQFVPSPAELRHRSEERADPIGDNAHSPLPGLVHRYPDRVLLKVVAACPVYCRFCFRREMVGPGKEPMLEDEALDAALAYVAAHADIHEVILTGGDPLILTARRLHRLMTKLAAQPHVEVVRIHSRVPVVAPDRITPALVDALKAAKKAVFVAVHANHPRELTPAARAALARLADAGIPLVSQTVLLKGVNDDAETLAALMRGFIANRVKPYYLHQGDLAPGTSHFRTTIATGQALMRALQGRLSGLAMPTYVLDIPGGHGKSPIGPGYVSDYAVGADGAERFRIADFHGEMHVYPPRQGDR; the protein is encoded by the coding sequence ATGAAAACTCTGCGAACCCTCGACGATCTCCTCTCCGCTGGCTTGCTCACCGACGCGCAAGCCGCGGGTGCGGACGTGGTGATGGATCGCTACGCCGTCGCGGTCACGCCGGACATGACGGCGCTGATTGATCGGCATGCGCCCGATGACCCGATCGCGAAACAATTCGTGCCCTCGCCCGCCGAACTCCGCCACCGGTCGGAGGAGCGGGCGGATCCGATCGGCGATAATGCCCATTCGCCCCTGCCCGGGCTCGTGCATCGTTACCCGGATCGCGTGCTCCTCAAAGTCGTCGCCGCATGCCCGGTCTATTGCCGCTTCTGCTTTCGCCGCGAAATGGTGGGGCCGGGCAAGGAGCCCATGCTCGAGGATGAGGCCCTCGATGCCGCCCTCGCCTATGTCGCGGCCCATGCCGACATTCATGAAGTGATCCTGACCGGCGGTGATCCACTCATTCTTACGGCGCGCCGCTTGCACCGCCTGATGACCAAGCTCGCCGCCCAGCCGCACGTCGAGGTGGTGCGCATCCACAGCCGCGTGCCGGTGGTGGCGCCGGATCGGATCACGCCGGCACTGGTCGACGCCTTGAAGGCAGCCAAAAAGGCCGTCTTCGTCGCCGTGCATGCCAATCATCCAAGGGAGCTGACGCCCGCCGCCCGCGCCGCCCTCGCGCGGCTCGCCGATGCCGGCATCCCGCTGGTCAGCCAGACCGTGCTGCTGAAAGGCGTCAACGATGATGCCGAAACGCTCGCGGCGCTAATGCGCGGCTTCATCGCGAACCGCGTCAAACCCTATTACCTGCACCAGGGCGACCTCGCGCCGGGCACAAGCCACTTCCGCACCACGATTGCGACGGGCCAGGCCTTGATGCGCGCGCTGCAAGGCCGCCTCTCCGGCCTCGCCATGCCGACCTATGTTCTCGACATTCCGGGCGGCCACGGCAAATCGCCGATCGGCCCGGGCTATGTCAGCGATTACGCGGTCGGTGCAGATGGCGCAGAGCGGTTCCGCATCGCCGACTTTCACGGCGAAATGCACGTATATCCGCCGCGCCAAGGCGACCGATAG
- a CDS encoding sugar ABC transporter ATP-binding protein, translating into MTAPILEMRHVSKTFGHVRALTDVQLTLYPGEVHALMGENGAGKSTLMKVLSGAYKPDAGAEILIDGKPVHITGPIASKEAGISIIYQELSLAPNLTVAENMYLGREINRSGFVDRATMLREVQPVLKRLGAQFTASTMVGTLSIANRQLVEIARALHAESKILILDEPTTALSSRETDGLFAMVKQLRAEGLAMVYISHRMNEVYELADRVSVLRDGTYVGTLEREQLSPEAIVRMMVGRELSSLYTKEHKPDFASLKPVLKVNDVSDGTRVKNCSFTLHAGEVVGLAGLVGAGRSELAQTIYGVRPRVGGDMTMNGNAFQPRSPQDAIDRGLAYLTEDRRGNGLFLDMSCNDNTNTGVLKRDAKWGILLDRVKAKARAIKSIKDLKIRVPAPEYPVGGLSGGNQQKVLLSRWLEIEPDVLILDEPTRGVDIGAKSEIYKIIDGLAKKGVAILVISSELPEVIGIADRILVMREGEITGEVGGTTGIAPTQENIMAFATGVASTAAN; encoded by the coding sequence ATGACAGCGCCCATTCTCGAAATGCGCCATGTGTCGAAGACATTCGGCCACGTCAGAGCCCTCACGGATGTGCAACTCACGCTTTACCCCGGGGAAGTTCATGCGCTGATGGGCGAGAACGGCGCTGGAAAATCGACTCTGATGAAGGTGCTCTCGGGTGCTTACAAGCCCGATGCAGGAGCCGAGATTCTTATCGACGGCAAGCCCGTTCACATTACCGGGCCGATCGCTTCGAAAGAGGCCGGTATATCGATCATATATCAAGAACTGTCCTTAGCGCCCAACCTCACCGTTGCCGAGAACATGTATCTTGGACGCGAGATCAATCGCAGTGGCTTCGTCGACAGAGCGACGATGCTGCGCGAGGTACAGCCCGTTCTGAAGCGACTTGGGGCACAGTTTACCGCATCAACCATGGTTGGCACGCTTTCGATCGCCAATCGGCAATTGGTGGAGATCGCCCGCGCCCTGCACGCTGAGTCCAAGATTCTCATCTTGGACGAGCCGACAACCGCGCTGTCCTCGCGCGAAACGGACGGTCTGTTCGCGATGGTCAAGCAATTGCGCGCCGAAGGGCTCGCAATGGTCTATATCTCCCATCGGATGAACGAGGTCTACGAGCTTGCCGACCGCGTCTCGGTTTTGCGCGACGGCACTTACGTCGGCACGTTGGAACGCGAACAGCTTTCACCCGAAGCAATCGTGCGCATGATGGTTGGGCGCGAGTTGTCGTCGCTCTACACGAAGGAGCACAAACCCGATTTTGCTTCACTCAAGCCAGTTCTGAAGGTCAACGACGTTAGCGACGGCACGCGCGTCAAGAATTGCTCGTTCACGCTTCACGCCGGCGAGGTCGTGGGATTGGCGGGCCTTGTCGGTGCGGGCCGTTCCGAACTCGCCCAGACGATTTATGGTGTGCGGCCTCGGGTCGGCGGCGACATGACGATGAACGGCAATGCGTTTCAGCCGCGCTCGCCTCAAGACGCGATCGACCGGGGCCTTGCCTATCTGACAGAAGATCGACGCGGCAACGGATTGTTCCTCGACATGTCGTGCAACGACAACACCAATACGGGCGTTCTCAAGCGCGATGCGAAATGGGGCATCCTGCTCGACCGCGTGAAGGCGAAGGCGCGGGCGATAAAATCGATCAAGGATCTTAAGATCCGTGTGCCCGCACCGGAATATCCGGTTGGCGGTCTGTCGGGCGGAAATCAACAGAAAGTTTTGCTTTCGCGCTGGCTGGAAATCGAACCCGATGTGCTCATTCTCGATGAGCCGACGCGCGGTGTCGATATCGGCGCCAAGTCAGAGATCTATAAGATCATCGACGGTCTGGCGAAGAAGGGGGTCGCCATTTTGGTCATCTCCTCGGAACTGCCGGAAGTCATCGGCATTGCAGACCGTATTCTCGTGATGCGCGAGGGCGAGATTACGGGTGAGGTGGGAGGAACCACCGGCATCGCGCCAACGCAAGAAAATATCATGGCCTTTGCGACCGGCGTCGCAAGTACAGCCGCGAACTGA
- the efp gene encoding elongation factor P, whose protein sequence is MVRARIDPLSGKCSVKVIASSIRKGNIIERDDGQLYVVLSAESFHPGKGTPTTQIDMRRLSDGVKTTDRYKTTEQVERAFVEDMDFSYLYEDGDAYTFMNDENFEQVMVSKDTIGDQAVYLQEGMKCILSMFNGQCVAIQLPARVTLEIVETEPVVKGQTASSSYKPAKLSNGARVMVPPHIATGTRVVVQTEDGSYVERAKD, encoded by the coding sequence ATGGTGCGCGCCAGAATTGACCCCCTATCAGGAAAGTGTTCCGTGAAAGTCATCGCAAGCTCCATCCGTAAAGGCAATATTATCGAGCGGGACGACGGCCAGCTTTATGTGGTTTTGTCCGCCGAAAGCTTCCACCCGGGTAAGGGCACGCCGACGACCCAGATCGACATGCGCCGTCTCAGCGACGGCGTGAAGACGACGGACCGTTACAAGACGACCGAGCAGGTCGAGCGCGCCTTCGTGGAAGATATGGACTTCTCGTATCTCTATGAGGACGGCGATGCCTATACATTCATGAACGACGAGAATTTCGAGCAGGTGATGGTCTCGAAGGACACGATCGGCGACCAGGCGGTGTATTTGCAGGAAGGCATGAAGTGCATCCTGAGCATGTTCAACGGCCAATGCGTCGCCATCCAGCTGCCCGCCCGCGTGACCCTCGAAATCGTCGAGACCGAGCCGGTGGTCAAGGGCCAGACCGCTTCGTCCTCCTATAAGCCGGCCAAATTGTCGAACGGTGCACGCGTGATGGTGCCGCCGCATATCGCGACCGGGACGCGCGTCGTCGTGCAGACCGAAGACGGCAGCTACGTCGAGCGGGCAAAGGACTAA
- a CDS encoding PopZ family protein codes for MPSPRQESRFGLSKQNEQRANEPSMEEILASIRRIIADDQSLPRAFPVRAEPAVHPVAPAEPTALSAPEVVEAEPWDAPQAATAVVAVAAPPAAETSLADEVTKEAELSDVLLSPAASESVAHAFDTLDRTLKMQNDGTLEDMSRELLRPMLKAWLDENLPALVERLVKAEIERVVRGGR; via the coding sequence GTGCCATCGCCCCGTCAAGAGTCGCGCTTCGGCCTCAGCAAGCAGAACGAGCAGCGCGCCAACGAGCCTTCGATGGAAGAGATCCTGGCCTCGATCCGGCGCATCATTGCCGACGACCAGAGCCTGCCGCGGGCCTTTCCGGTCCGCGCCGAACCCGCGGTACATCCCGTCGCGCCGGCCGAGCCAACGGCGCTCTCGGCGCCCGAGGTTGTCGAGGCCGAGCCATGGGATGCGCCGCAAGCCGCAACGGCTGTGGTCGCGGTGGCAGCGCCTCCTGCAGCCGAAACGTCTCTCGCCGACGAGGTGACGAAAGAAGCCGAGCTATCCGACGTGCTCCTGTCGCCGGCCGCTAGCGAGAGCGTCGCGCATGCGTTCGATACGCTGGATCGAACCTTGAAAATGCAGAACGATGGCACGCTCGAAGACATGTCGCGCGAATTGCTGCGTCCGATGCTGAAGGCTTGGCTCGATGAAAATCTGCCGGCGCTGGTCGAGCGGCTGGTCAAGGCCGAGATCGAGCGCGTTGTCCGCGGCGGGCGGTAG
- a CDS encoding protein-L-isoaspartate O-methyltransferase family protein, whose product MQDTFAAQRKMMVDGQLRTFDVLDLAVLEAFLTVPREDFLPESLRSVAYADREADLGTGRKLLAPMILARMIQAADVQPGAQVLDVAGGSGYSAAIFAALGAKVVALEETPELAGSARQLLGDSATVTTGYLEAGASAHAPYDLIFINGAVEEVPTALLDQLKDGGQLLCVLRQPAQVGRAAKACAFLRSGATLSHRELFDASAPNLAAFRRAPQFTF is encoded by the coding sequence ATGCAAGACACTTTCGCCGCACAACGTAAGATGATGGTGGACGGCCAGCTTCGCACCTTCGATGTCCTGGATTTGGCGGTGCTCGAAGCGTTTTTGACGGTGCCGCGCGAAGATTTCCTGCCTGAAAGCCTGCGCTCCGTCGCCTATGCCGATCGCGAAGCCGATCTCGGTACGGGCCGCAAGCTGCTGGCGCCGATGATTCTCGCGCGCATGATCCAGGCGGCGGATGTACAGCCCGGCGCGCAGGTTCTCGATGTTGCGGGCGGCTCCGGCTATTCCGCCGCCATTTTCGCAGCGCTGGGGGCAAAGGTTGTCGCGCTGGAGGAGACGCCGGAACTCGCGGGCAGCGCACGTCAATTGCTGGGCGATTCGGCGACTGTCACGACCGGCTATCTGGAGGCCGGGGCTTCGGCGCACGCGCCTTACGATCTGATTTTCATCAACGGCGCGGTCGAGGAAGTCCCGACCGCGCTGCTGGACCAATTGAAAGACGGCGGCCAATTGCTGTGTGTGCTGCGCCAGCCGGCGCAAGTCGGCCGTGCCGCCAAGGCTTGCGCATTCTTGCGCAGCGGCGCGACCCTCAGCCATCGCGAATTGTTCGACGCGTCGGCACCCAATTTGGCCGCGTTCCGCCGCGCGCCGCAATTCACGTTCTGA
- a CDS encoding TolC family outer membrane protein encodes MSAMGLAYVGNPDLNSQRANVRATDETIPKATSGYRPTITAAAKTGRTQYTQETPPTLFTSGGRLDNLTTPTSYGLSVTQNVWNGNRTDNSVSQAESEVLGAREQMRNTEQNVLLNAVTYYMNVLRDTAIYDLQQSNVQVLNEQLKQTKDRFQVGEVTRTDVAQAEAALAQGHSAALTAQSNLKTSIANYHQIVGIDPKKLEPGKPLAAKMLPKTLDQAIATSQAEHPSIQAAMHGIDSAQLNVKVVEGSLYPTVNLVGSVQRDLDPSPSDKGFRTVTASIIAQISVPIYDGGLTYASVRQAKETLEQQRLQTDLQRDTVRAAVVSAWGLYANSKLQIEAAQSQVTASEVALNGVREEAKVGQRTTLDVLNAQQTLINARVSLITAQRDQVVSSYALLSAVGRLSAATLALNVAKYDPQVHYNQVKDKWWGLRTPEGQ; translated from the coding sequence ATGAGCGCGATGGGGCTCGCTTATGTGGGGAACCCCGACCTGAATTCGCAGCGCGCCAATGTTCGTGCCACCGACGAAACCATTCCGAAGGCCACTTCGGGCTATCGGCCCACGATTACGGCGGCCGCCAAGACCGGGCGCACCCAGTACACGCAGGAGACGCCGCCGACATTGTTCACCAGTGGCGGCCGGCTCGACAATCTGACGACGCCGACGTCTTACGGTCTGTCGGTGACGCAAAATGTCTGGAACGGCAACCGCACCGACAATAGCGTTTCGCAGGCCGAATCCGAGGTTCTGGGCGCGCGCGAGCAAATGCGTAACACCGAGCAGAATGTGCTGCTCAACGCCGTCACCTATTACATGAACGTGCTGCGCGATACGGCGATTTACGATCTGCAGCAGAGCAATGTGCAGGTTCTGAACGAGCAGCTCAAGCAGACCAAGGACCGTTTCCAGGTCGGCGAAGTCACGCGCACCGATGTTGCCCAGGCCGAAGCGGCTTTGGCCCAGGGCCATTCGGCCGCACTGACCGCGCAATCGAATTTAAAGACGAGCATCGCGAATTATCACCAAATCGTCGGGATAGACCCGAAAAAGCTGGAGCCAGGAAAGCCTCTTGCTGCGAAGATGCTGCCTAAGACCCTGGACCAAGCGATTGCCACTTCCCAAGCCGAACACCCGAGCATCCAGGCGGCGATGCACGGGATCGATTCCGCGCAACTCAATGTCAAAGTGGTCGAGGGATCGCTGTATCCGACCGTTAACTTGGTCGGCTCGGTGCAGCGCGACCTGGATCCCTCGCCGTCGGACAAGGGCTTTCGTACTGTAACCGCGTCGATCATCGCTCAGATCTCGGTGCCGATCTATGACGGCGGCCTGACCTATGCGTCGGTACGGCAGGCCAAGGAGACGCTGGAGCAGCAGCGTCTGCAGACCGATTTGCAGCGCGACACCGTTCGCGCGGCGGTTGTGTCGGCCTGGGGCCTTTATGCCAATTCGAAATTGCAGATCGAGGCGGCGCAATCCCAGGTGACCGCGTCGGAAGTCGCGCTGAACGGCGTGCGCGAGGAGGCGAAGGTCGGGCAGCGCACGACGCTCGATGTGCTCAACGCGCAGCAAACCTTGATCAACGCCCGTGTTTCGCTCATCACCGCGCAGCGCGATCAGGTCGTGTCGTCCTACGCCTTGTTGTCCGCGGTCGGCCGGTTGTCGGCGGCCACACTGGCGCTCAATGTGGCGAAATACGATCCGCAGGTTCATTATAACCAGGTCAAGGATAAATGGTGGGGGCTGCGGACGCCGGAGGGGCAATAG